Proteins encoded together in one Veillonellaceae bacterium window:
- a CDS encoding zinc ribbon domain-containing protein produces MSDKIIFVRNYSDLSTNRGFQFEFSCDRCGTGYRTQFKPSVIGTVSGVLDAAGSLFGGLFGRAADIGDRVRSASWKRAHDEAFEEAINEIKPEFAKCPRCSAWVCRETCWNTTKGLCKGCAPDLAVEMSAAQANRSVEEIWAHAAMAEEDKKLSQENWRENIRASCPKCEAPLASKAKFCPECGAKIETAVFCENCGAKMGNGAKFCGECGTKKQS; encoded by the coding sequence ATGAGCGATAAGATAATATTTGTTCGTAACTATTCTGATTTAAGTACAAACCGTGGTTTTCAATTTGAGTTTTCTTGTGACCGCTGCGGCACAGGTTATCGGACACAGTTTAAACCTTCGGTTATCGGTACTGTCTCCGGCGTATTAGACGCGGCAGGCAGTTTATTTGGCGGTTTATTTGGCCGGGCAGCCGATATTGGTGACCGGGTGAGATCTGCTTCTTGGAAAAGGGCCCATGATGAAGCTTTTGAAGAAGCAATTAACGAAATTAAGCCGGAGTTTGCCAAATGTCCGCGTTGTTCAGCTTGGGTGTGCCGGGAAACTTGCTGGAATACGACAAAAGGACTTTGCAAAGGTTGTGCGCCTGATTTGGCAGTAGAAATGTCAGCTGCGCAGGCAAACCGTTCGGTAGAAGAAATATGGGCTCATGCGGCGATGGCTGAGGAAGATAAAAAGCTTAGCCAAGAAAACTGGCGGGAGAACATAAGGGCCAGTTGTCCCAAATGTGAGGCGCCTTTAGCGTCTAAAGCTAAATTTTGTCCGGAATGCGGAGCTAAGATAGAGACAGCAGTTTTTTGTGAAAACTGCGGCGCTAAAATGGGAAATGGCGCCAAGTTTTGCGGCGAATGCGGAACAAAAAAACAAAGTTAA
- a CDS encoding ribonuclease Z: MRVIPLGVGGAFTDKFYHTNYIVEIPGFRLLIDAGTTLRYSLSAAGYTAKDIDAVAITHFHSDHVGGLEEFAQRCKFMYKHRPTVYAMPDQIPLLTSLFALHGAKPEDYLKLSVSDSTIILKSSNDVQYQLEYYSTVGLHAGVTSNYMIGIRWVARDKPRRIVFTGDIGTIEKSALGRLVGDSETAAVFHDCHTGAAPTFAHPTMEQIINFYPAEQLKKIYCIHYGDNIADCAEQIKAVGLKIAMQGESIDFYALFNRHV; encoded by the coding sequence GTGCGCGTCATACCTTTAGGAGTGGGCGGGGCTTTTACTGACAAGTTTTATCATACTAATTACATTGTAGAGATTCCCGGCTTCCGGTTGCTGATTGATGCAGGTACCACCTTAAGATATAGCTTATCAGCGGCAGGATATACCGCAAAAGATATAGATGCAGTTGCAATAACTCACTTTCATTCTGATCATGTTGGGGGACTGGAGGAATTTGCGCAGCGCTGCAAATTTATGTACAAGCATAGGCCGACAGTTTATGCTATGCCAGATCAGATTCCGCTCCTAACTAGCCTATTTGCGCTGCACGGAGCTAAGCCTGAGGATTATCTTAAACTATCTGTAAGCGACAGCACAATAATATTAAAAAGCAGTAACGATGTTCAATATCAGCTAGAGTACTATTCTACTGTCGGCCTGCATGCTGGAGTAACCAGCAACTATATGATAGGGATTCGGTGGGTAGCCAGAGACAAGCCAAGGCGTATTGTGTTTACAGGGGACATCGGAACGATTGAAAAATCTGCGTTAGGCCGTCTGGTTGGCGACTCGGAAACGGCAGCGGTCTTTCATGACTGCCATACCGGTGCTGCTCCAACTTTTGCGCACCCAACTATGGAGCAAATCATTAACTTCTATCCTGCTGAACAACTCAAAAAAATTTACTGCATCCATTATGGTGATAATATTGCCGATTGTGCAGAACAGATTAAAGCAGTCGGATTAAAAATCGCTATGCAGGGGGAATCTATCGATTTCTACGCTCTATTTAATCGGCACGTTTAG
- a CDS encoding WG repeat-containing protein, whose translation MLRVNTIARLLIAAVSVLLLFTYYYKFHFNELSNSEEIEIKTVKYCFINQSGSIHFPRFFEWAKDFHDGRALVMVNGKYGYIDRTGKYAIAPQFDRAICFSGGLAPVQINDKYGYIDRVGKIVVSPRFQAANEFHEELAVVAEDRLYGYIDKKGNIMVPLHYEYAWPFSEGRAVVISKGKYGFIDRQGRFINEPQYEYARPFSEGLASVKLNGRFGFVNRDGIIAISPMYDFAWDFSEGLAIVKSGQRYGYIDRSGQVAIKPQFDWCWWFKDGLAKIRQGNKCGFIDKSGQVVIPPKYDWAWDFSEGLARVQIANKIGYIDRSGRMAIEPKYDWAWDFNEGLAAVSVNAESLKPDKDGGKKEYMAY comes from the coding sequence GTGTTGCGTGTAAATACGATTGCTAGACTGCTCATAGCTGCCGTATCGGTATTATTGCTTTTTACCTATTACTATAAATTTCATTTCAATGAACTGAGCAACTCGGAAGAAATAGAAATAAAAACAGTTAAGTATTGTTTTATTAATCAGTCCGGCTCGATTCATTTCCCGAGGTTTTTTGAATGGGCAAAAGACTTTCATGATGGAAGAGCACTGGTTATGGTTAATGGGAAATACGGCTATATCGATCGGACAGGTAAATATGCTATTGCGCCTCAGTTTGATCGAGCGATATGCTTTTCCGGTGGGCTGGCTCCAGTGCAAATTAACGACAAATATGGGTACATCGACCGAGTAGGAAAGATTGTCGTGAGTCCTCGGTTTCAAGCGGCGAATGAATTTCATGAAGAATTAGCCGTTGTTGCCGAAGACAGATTGTATGGATACATTGATAAAAAAGGCAATATTATGGTTCCGCTGCATTACGAGTATGCCTGGCCTTTTAGCGAAGGACGGGCAGTTGTTATATCTAAAGGAAAATATGGCTTTATTGATCGGCAAGGTCGATTTATAAATGAGCCCCAGTATGAATATGCCCGCCCTTTTTCTGAAGGCTTGGCATCGGTAAAATTAAACGGACGGTTTGGATTTGTTAACCGTGATGGTATTATCGCTATTTCTCCTATGTATGATTTTGCCTGGGATTTTTCAGAAGGTCTTGCAATAGTCAAAAGTGGTCAAAGATACGGTTATATCGATCGGTCTGGTCAAGTAGCGATAAAACCGCAATTCGACTGGTGCTGGTGGTTTAAAGATGGATTAGCCAAAATACGACAAGGGAATAAATGTGGGTTTATTGATAAATCCGGGCAAGTTGTGATTCCGCCGAAGTATGATTGGGCCTGGGATTTTTCAGAAGGGTTAGCGAGAGTTCAAATAGCCAATAAAATTGGGTATATTGATCGGTCAGGGCGAATGGCCATTGAACCGAAGTATGACTGGGCGTGGGATTTTAATGAAGGCCTAGCGGCTGTTAGTGTCAACGCAGAATCATTAAAGCCTGACAAAGATGGTGGTAAAAAAGAATATATGGCTTATTAA
- a CDS encoding acetyl-CoA carboxylase biotin carboxyl carrier protein subunit (composes the biotin carboxyl carrier protein subunit of the acetyl-CoA carboxylase complex, the enzyme that catalyzes the carboxylation of acetyl-CoA to malonyl-CoA, which in turn controls the rate of fatty acid metabolism) — translation MKKFIITYKGQKYELEVEEVTGNSPVQKAAAAAPVPAPTSAPKQSQPAVSTGEGAVKAPMPGKILDILVKPGDSVKQGATMLILEAMKMKNEIVAPHDAKISEVRVASGATVSTGDVLLILG, via the coding sequence GTGAAGAAATTTATAATTACGTATAAAGGACAGAAATATGAATTAGAGGTTGAAGAAGTTACTGGTAACAGTCCAGTGCAAAAAGCAGCTGCGGCAGCCCCGGTACCAGCGCCAACTTCAGCTCCCAAGCAAAGTCAACCAGCTGTATCTACAGGGGAGGGAGCAGTAAAGGCTCCCATGCCGGGAAAAATTTTAGATATCCTTGTTAAACCCGGTGATTCCGTTAAGCAGGGTGCTACTATGCTAATCCTAGAGGCCATGAAGATGAAGAACGAAATTGTGGCGCCTCACGATGCTAAGATATCTGAGGTGCGTGTAGCTTCAGGTGCGACTGTATCGACCGGCGATGTTCTTCTAATCCTTGGCTAA
- a CDS encoding sodium ion-translocating decarboxylase subunit beta, translating into MDAFIASLQAVWFDSGFSAFTLGNAIMIAVGLILLYLAFAKGFEPLLLGPIAFGCILANFPRTGFEEDPGLMQVIGWGIKNEVFPPLIFLGIGAMTDFGPLIARPSTLLLGAAAQVGVFISLVGAMMLGFSVQEAASIGIIGGADGPTAIYLTIKLAPHLLGAIAVAAYSYMSLVPLIQPPIMKLLTTKKEREIVMDQLRPVSKFEKIAFPIVTTIVVSLLLPPIASLMGMLMLGNLLRESGVTDRLSDTAQNSLINIVTIFLATGTGLTMKAENFLTYETILIICLGLIAFAGGTAGGVLFAKIMNYFNGGKINPLIGSAGVSAVPMAARVSQVVGQQANPSNFLLMHAMGPNVAGVIGTAVAAGTMLAMLK; encoded by the coding sequence ATGGACGCATTTATTGCTTCCCTTCAGGCTGTATGGTTTGACAGTGGATTCAGCGCCTTTACATTAGGCAATGCTATTATGATTGCTGTCGGCTTGATTTTACTGTATCTGGCCTTTGCCAAAGGTTTTGAGCCGTTATTGCTAGGGCCGATTGCCTTTGGGTGCATTTTGGCCAATTTCCCTAGAACTGGCTTTGAGGAAGATCCTGGTTTAATGCAAGTAATAGGATGGGGGATTAAAAATGAGGTCTTTCCGCCACTCATTTTTCTAGGGATTGGTGCCATGACGGATTTTGGTCCGCTTATTGCCAGGCCGTCAACCCTGCTGTTGGGGGCCGCCGCTCAAGTCGGTGTTTTTATATCTTTAGTTGGTGCTATGATGCTTGGCTTTAGCGTCCAAGAGGCTGCCTCAATCGGAATTATTGGGGGCGCGGACGGGCCAACGGCCATCTACCTGACGATTAAGCTTGCACCGCATCTGCTTGGGGCAATAGCCGTAGCAGCCTATTCCTATATGTCGCTCGTGCCGCTTATTCAGCCGCCGATAATGAAACTGCTGACAACTAAGAAAGAACGTGAAATTGTTATGGACCAATTGCGGCCGGTATCCAAATTTGAAAAAATTGCCTTCCCAATTGTTACTACTATAGTAGTTAGTCTGTTGCTTCCGCCAATTGCTTCGCTGATGGGCATGCTGATGCTGGGCAATCTATTACGTGAATCCGGAGTAACCGACCGTCTTTCAGATACTGCCCAGAACTCTTTGATTAATATTGTTACAATTTTCTTGGCAACGGGCACCGGTCTTACCATGAAAGCTGAAAACTTTCTCACTTACGAGACAATTTTAATCATTTGTCTGGGGTTAATAGCCTTTGCCGGCGGTACAGCCGGAGGTGTTTTATTTGCTAAAATTATGAATTACTTTAACGGCGGGAAGATTAATCCGCTGATTGGCTCTGCCGGTGTATCAGCTGTTCCGATGGCTGCCAGAGTAAGCCAAGTGGTCGGTCAGCAAGCCAACCCCAGCAATTTCCTGCTTATGCATGCCATGGGTCCGAACGTAGCAGGTGTTATCGGTACGGCTGTTGCCGCCGGGACAATGCTGGCTATGCTGAAATAG
- a CDS encoding methylmalonyl-CoA carboxyltransferase, protein MAAGGEKRVEKQHAAGKMTARERIEVLLDAGTFVELDSFVTHRCTNFNMDKEEAPGEGVITGWGTVDGRLVYVFSQDFTVLGGSLGEMHAAKICKVLDMAMKTGAPIIGINDSGGARIQEGVDALAGYGKIFYRNTLASGVIPQISVIMGPCAGGAVYSPALTDFVYMIKYTSQMFITGPQVIKAVTGEEVSSEQLGGAMTHNSVSGVAHFIAEDDAECLAQIRRLLSFIPSNNLETAPAIDSDDDPERVVDELNTIIPDNSNQSYDMKELIIKIIDNEDFYEVQPFYAENIITGFARMSGRTVGIIANQPKAMAGCLDINASDKAARFIRFCDAFNIPLLNIVDVPGFLPGTSQEYGGIIRHGAKMLYAYSEAAVPKVTLVVRKAYGGSYLAMCSRDLGADQVIAWPTAEIAVMGPAGAANIIFKKAVDIEAKTEEYINNFATPYQAAKRGFVDMVIEPSQTRPVLINAFNMLESKREARPAKRHGNMPL, encoded by the coding sequence ATGGCTGCTGGCGGTGAAAAGCGGGTAGAGAAGCAGCATGCCGCAGGGAAAATGACTGCTCGGGAACGAATCGAAGTCCTGCTGGATGCGGGTACGTTTGTTGAGCTGGACAGCTTTGTAACACATCGTTGTACTAACTTTAATATGGATAAAGAAGAAGCGCCCGGGGAAGGGGTTATAACCGGGTGGGGAACGGTTGATGGCCGGCTGGTATATGTATTTTCTCAAGATTTTACGGTGCTAGGTGGGTCACTAGGTGAAATGCATGCCGCCAAAATCTGCAAAGTTCTGGACATGGCTATGAAAACCGGTGCGCCGATCATTGGTATAAATGATTCTGGCGGTGCCCGTATCCAAGAGGGGGTTGACGCCTTAGCCGGATACGGGAAGATTTTTTACCGCAATACTTTAGCTTCGGGTGTTATTCCGCAAATTTCAGTTATAATGGGCCCCTGCGCCGGGGGAGCGGTGTATTCGCCAGCTTTGACTGATTTTGTATACATGATTAAGTATACAAGTCAAATGTTTATAACCGGACCCCAAGTAATTAAAGCGGTTACCGGTGAAGAGGTTAGCTCTGAACAATTGGGCGGGGCGATGACCCATAATAGCGTATCAGGCGTAGCCCATTTTATTGCAGAAGATGATGCGGAATGTCTGGCTCAGATCCGCCGGCTGCTCAGTTTTATCCCCAGTAACAATTTGGAAACTGCTCCTGCTATCGACTCAGATGATGACCCTGAGCGAGTCGTAGATGAACTTAATACTATTATTCCTGATAATTCAAACCAATCTTATGATATGAAAGAATTGATCATTAAAATTATCGATAATGAGGATTTTTACGAAGTACAACCCTTCTACGCAGAAAACATAATTACTGGATTTGCCCGTATGAGCGGACGTACCGTTGGTATTATTGCTAATCAGCCAAAAGCAATGGCCGGATGTCTGGATATTAATGCGTCAGATAAAGCAGCCCGTTTTATCAGATTTTGTGATGCATTCAACATTCCCTTGCTCAACATCGTCGATGTACCAGGATTCTTGCCGGGAACCAGTCAGGAGTACGGAGGAATTATCCGCCATGGAGCTAAGATGCTCTATGCTTATTCGGAGGCTGCCGTCCCTAAGGTGACTTTAGTTGTTCGTAAGGCCTACGGTGGCTCATATTTGGCAATGTGCTCCCGCGACCTTGGCGCCGATCAGGTTATAGCCTGGCCTACAGCCGAAATTGCTGTCATGGGTCCGGCCGGAGCTGCAAACATCATATTCAAAAAGGCAGTCGATATTGAGGCCAAGACTGAGGAATATATTAACAATTTTGCTACTCCGTATCAAGCCGCCAAACGGGGATTTGTGGATATGGTCATTGAGCCTAGTCAAACGCGCCCGGTTTTAATTAATGCATTTAATATGCTGGAATCAAAACGCGAGGCTAGACCGGCTAAGCGCCATGGGAATATGCCCTTATAA
- a CDS encoding polysaccharide deacetylase family protein: MLKKSLFSILLLLIALILASCQSPFRKPIEQAPIQEPVPGPTAVNPNDVPMEPGKFYRMGDPKQRFIALTFDDGPESKWTPRILDILRDKQIKATFFVIGRELDKYPDIGQRMIAEGHVIGNHTYHHVNLNNVSPDQMAAEIDQGASAIAKLTGMKPKLFRPPFGAQNPKVVEVANNKGSFVILWSVDTEDWRGLDAQTIRARVVPIVKNGDIILQHNGEGPNLEGTVTILPTLIDELKARGYTFVTIPQILNIPGFE; the protein is encoded by the coding sequence ATGTTAAAAAAATCGCTATTTTCTATTTTACTTTTATTAATCGCTTTAATATTGGCATCCTGCCAGTCTCCATTCCGTAAACCTATAGAGCAAGCCCCCATTCAGGAGCCGGTTCCTGGACCAACCGCTGTTAACCCAAACGATGTTCCGATGGAGCCGGGTAAATTCTACAGAATGGGAGATCCCAAACAACGCTTTATCGCCTTAACTTTTGATGATGGCCCTGAGTCTAAATGGACGCCGCGGATTTTGGATATACTGCGGGATAAGCAGATAAAAGCTACCTTTTTTGTTATTGGGCGAGAACTTGACAAGTACCCGGATATTGGCCAGCGAATGATAGCTGAAGGCCACGTAATCGGTAACCATACCTATCATCATGTCAATTTAAATAATGTTTCACCCGATCAAATGGCGGCCGAAATAGACCAAGGAGCCAGCGCCATCGCCAAGCTTACGGGAATGAAGCCCAAGCTTTTTCGCCCGCCATTCGGAGCACAGAATCCCAAAGTAGTTGAAGTCGCAAACAACAAAGGTTCCTTCGTTATTCTTTGGTCTGTAGACACTGAAGATTGGCGTGGCTTGGATGCACAGACTATAAGGGCTAGGGTTGTCCCAATTGTAAAAAATGGCGACATTATTCTACAGCATAATGGTGAAGGGCCTAATCTTGAAGGAACTGTAACAATATTACCGACCTTAATTGACGAACTAAAAGCCAGAGGCTATACCTTCGTTACTATACCGCAAATACTTAATATCCCTGGATTTGAATAA
- a CDS encoding OadG family protein has protein sequence MGQPLTTDPIIISVINITVVFAVLYGLSLIIRLIQYIDPTRKKQNQDETAIQAALEEKTEPEEDQAQPQAQEKLDELIIVFTAALAAYSQSEVRIVSIRPISGSNWSQTARMEAISGRARM, from the coding sequence ATGGGGCAACCGTTAACTACTGATCCGATTATAATATCAGTTATCAATATAACAGTAGTCTTTGCAGTGCTTTATGGGCTGAGTTTAATAATCCGGCTGATTCAGTATATTGATCCTACTAGGAAAAAACAGAATCAGGATGAAACTGCTATTCAGGCAGCATTGGAAGAAAAAACTGAACCAGAAGAAGACCAAGCACAGCCACAAGCCCAAGAAAAACTTGATGAATTAATTATAGTTTTTACGGCAGCTTTAGCGGCCTATAGTCAAAGTGAAGTGCGGATCGTATCAATACGTCCTATTAGCGGCAGTAATTGGTCGCAAACCGCTCGGATGGAAGCGATAAGCGGGCGTGCCCGTATGTAA
- a CDS encoding NAD(P)H-dependent oxidoreductase, giving the protein MTRVGVLVGSLRKGSFSRQIAKALMALAPSTLDMKEVELEQLSIYNQDFDDEVNPPVAWTDFRERMKEFDAVLFVTPEYNRSVPAVLKNALDIGSRPYGKSIWDGKPGAVVSVSPGGLSGFGANHHLRQALVCLNVPTMQQPEAYIGNAAALFDANGNIVNEGTREFLYNFIAAYAAWIETNALKKP; this is encoded by the coding sequence ATGACTAGAGTTGGAGTTCTTGTAGGGAGTCTTCGTAAAGGATCATTCAGCAGGCAGATCGCAAAGGCGTTAATGGCATTGGCACCTTCAACTTTAGATATGAAAGAAGTCGAACTAGAGCAGCTTTCAATTTACAATCAGGATTTCGATGATGAAGTCAACCCGCCTGTGGCATGGACTGATTTTCGCGAGCGTATGAAGGAATTTGACGCGGTTCTTTTCGTAACACCGGAATACAACCGATCAGTTCCCGCGGTACTTAAGAATGCCCTTGATATAGGTTCAAGACCATATGGTAAAAGTATATGGGATGGAAAACCCGGTGCAGTTGTAAGTGTATCTCCAGGTGGGTTAAGCGGCTTTGGCGCTAATCACCACTTACGACAAGCGCTTGTCTGTTTAAACGTTCCCACAATGCAGCAGCCCGAGGCATATATTGGAAATGCTGCAGCGCTATTTGACGCTAATGGAAATATTGTTAATGAGGGCACCCGCGAATTTCTGTATAATTTCATAGCAGCGTATGCTGCTTGGATCGAGACCAATGCTCTTAAGAAGCCCTAA